A region of the Sander vitreus isolate 19-12246 chromosome 1, sanVit1, whole genome shotgun sequence genome:
TTGTGATGCCTTTATGGAATTCCATGCCTCAAAAGTTGCCGCTTGAATTGTGAGACAAAGATCAAATTGGGGAGAAACAGAGGGCGAAAGTGCAAAAGAATAGAGTGAGGCGGAAATTTAAGAGTAAAGTTTAGACTCACATAGATCCTTGTTGTATCAAACGGGCATCTGGCACTGACAGGTGAGCGAGCATTGGTGGGCACCATTGTGTCATTGCATCCCAGCATCAAACCCTCACCATTGTGGGCAACAGTGACACTAATTGCCAAGAGGAGCCCAGTGCAGCATGCTGTTGAGAGCAGGGCGTTTAGGAATGATGCAATTAGAAGTCCTATTTGCTGGggacacagaaacaaaaacatataaacTATTTAGAAGACACAGAATGATTGACTGGAGTGATTATATCAGTAGAAAACCATTTAAAGTCTTACCAGTTTTAACACATGCAGGTTCCTTGACACCACAATGGCAATAATCCCAGCAGCAATGCTCTGGAAGATTCAAATGACAAGATGATTGTTTCAGCTTTGGAGTAAGGTTTATTAAAAGAAGGTAGTAATCCTGGCCCCAAGGATGTGAggctgcatttttcttttgggTGCCAGGCTAAGAAGACATATAGACACAAAGAAAGACATGAGAGATCACCAATGGAAAGCAGTGCTGTAACTTGTCTTAATATTCCGTCTGTATTACCTGTAAACTTTGTAAAACCCTGTGTAGAGTACAGTGTATGGAGTACATTTCAAAGAAATATGACATTAACCCCATCTCATCAACAGCTGCCCGTTTATCTGATACCTCAATGTAATGAAGCCTGCCCTGGAGCAACTAGTAACTGGTTTGAAAAAAACAGCTCCCTTATAATAGACAAGTTCAGTCTTGAATGGTGAGAAAaatacacaacactacacagagctaactttttttaaacttttaatgtTTACTGCAGGTGAATATATAAAAACCTATTATTCTATATATTTTACAAACCATAAGCCTCTTGGTGCTCACTGGATATTACAAAGGATGAATGTCTTAATGTATTGACTCACCAGCAGGCCAGAGGTGACAGAGATGAtgttagctacagtatattCAGTGGTGATATGCTGGCTGGGTTTGGAAATGTGGCGGAGGACATTGCCATGGACAATAGCTCCAAGGATGAAATTAATATGGCCGACCAGGATGAGAGTTAATCCCTTTTTCATCAGCCTTCTTGGCCCTTTGTCCTTATCTGGAtgacagaaatacaaataaaatacttatttattattattattaaatacagtttacaataaaatacaatctGGAACATTACTTGAGTCAAAATCTGAAACTGGTTGGTTAAAGGGTTTATACATTCTGCTACATTATACCCATGTTGTACACAAAGAAGCAAATAttttttgctccaaaaacacgTACTTCATTCCTTCTGTGTTATAGCCCAACTGCTAGTTAAGATGAGTTTATTTATCTTAACaagttgcataaaatggaaatactgaaCTTCGTTACATTCAACCAC
Encoded here:
- the krtcap3 gene encoding keratinocyte-associated protein 3 — its product is MCTFDKDKGPRRLMKKGLTLILVGHINFILGAIVHGNVLRHISKPSQHITTEYTVANIISVTSGLLSIAAGIIAIVVSRNLHVLKLQIGLLIASFLNALLSTACCTGLLLAISVTVAHNGEGLMLGCNDTMVPTNARSPVSARCPFDTTRIYDTTLSLWVTCALLAAVEAGLSVWCFIVGLALRGLAPCGNSYIKEQLEEEAECSPRSRRLIGQRLNPDA